The following proteins are encoded in a genomic region of Montipora foliosa isolate CH-2021 chromosome 8, ASM3666993v2, whole genome shotgun sequence:
- the LOC137968255 gene encoding uncharacterized protein — protein MVNDIAAVSPMNNLLVKYADDITISVPVRQSTDTAAAEVEYINKGADINEMSLNKTWEMCMHGKTTKLSPPELPGIKRKSWLKLLGVTFQEDVTNWDIHIDNMLSKASSRMYILRVWKSYGYSKDQLHNLFNSLVMSVFLYGIEVWGAAYQRKYLDRIERFLKRAHRFGFVTKKTTVLDVIKDRDSKLFKNVIRDDHILHDLLPPKRKRVLRERKHDFIFPRVRTECFKQSFLNRCIFC, from the coding sequence ATGGTGAATGATATTGCAGCTGTTTCTCCAATGAACAATCTCTTAGTGAAGTATGCTGATGACATTACGATAAGTGTTCCGGTTAGGCAAAGCACTGATACTGCCGCCGCTGAGGTTGAGTACATAAACAAAGGGGCTGATATAAACGAGATGTCTCTCAATAAAACATGGGAAATGTGCATGCACGGCAAAACTACTAAGTTATCCCCTCCAGAATTACCAGGAATAAAAAGGAAATCATGGTTAAAACTGTTAGGAGTTACATTTCAGGAAGATGTTACTAACTGGGACATCCACATCGACAATATGCTATCCAAAGCGAGTAGTCGAATGTACATTCTTAGGGTGTGGAAATCCTATGGATATTCCAAGGATCAACTCCATAATTTGTTTAACTCGCTCGTGATGTCTGTATTTTTGTATGGGATCGAAGTCTGGGGTGCAGCTTACCAGCGAAAATATCTAGACAGAATCGAAAGGTTTCTCAAGAGGGCCCACAGGTTTGGCTTTgtcacaaagaaaacaactgtactTGACGTAATTAAAGATAGGGACTCTAAGCTTTTTAAGAACGTAATCAGAGACGATCATATACTTCATGATTTGCTACCTCCAAAGAGGAAACGTGTGCTTCGTGAGCGTAAGCATGATTTTATATTTCCGAGGGTTAGAACTGAATGCTTCAAGCAGAGTTTCCTTAATAGATGCATTTTCTGTTAA